TTGTAGTCTCATTTTAAcaagtttataaaatttgattaattattttCATTGTAAATTGACTTTATCTCCTATTATTCTtaaatgaacttttgaacttattaaagATAAATCATAACCTATGTGGCGTTCCTCCGaacctattattatgtttatgtgattgaatgccttggatttgtttatttcattaaaaatatttattttattatttataagaattaGTCTAAAGTAATTGGGATGCTTGCCCATCACTTACCTATTGCAAAGaggactggaaaaaaaaaaatttgtcctATAAGGTAACATTTAGTTTTAATCGTCTTTGTAAATACTATTCGTTAATGCATGCTTTATACACTTTTACATGTGATAGGCAGTCGTGCAGTTTGTGTTGCGTGTACTATTGGAGCTCCATGAAATACAGTGATCCACAAAACCCTATAGCCcctgaaaaataaaatggaaagggAAGGGGTCTTTTTTAGACATTTATAAACAAGATTATTGTTCCATATATCATGTAGACCCTGCATTGGTATCAAGGATCAATTGCCAAGGGAGTAATGCGCCTCTTAGCTTGTTTATTTGAGATAGGAGTAGTTTTTGAGCTTGGTGATGCGAGCTTCCTTTCATTCTCTCCTGCTTCTGATTTCGTGCTATCTGCTGCAATGATAAAATCTTTCCTAGTTGCATCAATTACCATATCCTCTGGCTTCTGAACAGGCCCCTGGTTCTCATCAACCATGACTTTCTTTCCTTCTAAAGCAGATCAAACAAGAACTAAAATCAAAGGAACTAAGCAGTTGAGGGGAAACAAAGGATTGGCAAACGAGtgattcaaaaataaaaaccacgGACAACAACCTGATAAAGAGATGGGAGATCCCCTTTCATCATGTTCAAATTCTAGTATAGTACAGTAACCGTCTTGGGAGGATAATGCCAAGTACCGGCCATCAGGTGACCTTTGAACACAAAGTAATTTAATGTTAGTCGTTCAATGTCCAGAAAATATCaactataattataaaaaagaattgtCAACATTCGCACAATAGTGCATATTACATAGGAAATAGTACAAAACTTACCATGTAATGTCTGTTATGGCTGCATAGTGAAGACCAGCCAAGATTGCTATGGGAGGAATGCTCTCTGTATCATATAAGTATAAAGAATTCAAAGTGGCCACCGCAAAAATGAGGCGATATGGGAGCTTAAAGAGCGCAGCTGCACAACCTCCGGAAGATAATTCAGATTACTATCATATATTGGCCTAGCTGCAATCATTTTTGAACAACAGGTTAACTATCATAAAAGTACCTGGAGTTGACCCCCGAAGGCTAAAAACTACTGGACAGAAACGAACCGCTACGACTGGTTTACTGGCACCTGGGAGCTGTAGAGCGGGCCTGCATGTGAGATACTTTAAGAAAATGACAGCAAAACCGAAGGTCcccttttaaagttattttattatttaaaggaGTTAATCATCACTTGCTGAAAAACATAGATTGCTATTAATTCAGCTTGCTTCATTAAGAGATCATGCTCAATATTTGGCACAAATAGCTCTTAAGAAAGCAACAAAGGTGCAGTACCAAAAGAGACAGTATACAAATGTGCAGCAACTATCTTACCTTGAAAGATAATTTCTGGAAAATATGTAAGCTTTATTTACTGTTTCGGATGAAGTTGAAATCTTGCAAGAACCTGAAAGGAAAAGTGGTCTCATCAacataaattcaaacaaaaaaatagaaaaaatgtttTACTTCAGTGAAGGGAGTCAGAAGTTCTGGAAGCGTCATAAAGTACAGCTCTTTGTCAAGgttattaaaaaagttaaaatggaGCACAATCAGAAAAGGGCGAGATCATTTAGAAGACAATAAAATATTGAGGCATGGCTTCACACCACACTGTTTATAAGATGGTTCATGTTCTGTTCCCTCTGTCTCGCGCATTGGATTGGATTAAGAAAGACATgggtaaaaattataaaaggccAAAATATACAGGAATTTTGATATCTATGTTCCTGTCAATACGGCATCACATGTTCCATGTACTAGTAAAGTAGAAGAAGGTGCCATCTATGTTCTTCAGATGCTGATCAACCATTATTGTCCATTCGAACCAAATTCAAGAGTCCTATCAGTTAGTGTCCTAAAAGTTTGCAGTTACGGGAACAAAAATGCAACCTAATTGTTAACAACACCAGATTAATCCTCCCATTTCTAATGCCGGCTGAAAATTTTGACACCAAAGGCACATGAGTGTCAGCTTAATATGTTTACTCCTCGACCACAATAACACCTTTGCCAACCAAGAAAAGCAAAACCGTgtttttaataaag
The genomic region above belongs to Carya illinoinensis cultivar Pawnee chromosome 4, C.illinoinensisPawnee_v1, whole genome shotgun sequence and contains:
- the LOC122307164 gene encoding chromatin assembly factor 1 subunit FAS2-like, which translates into the protein MLMRPLFLSGSCKISTSSETVNKAYIFSRNYLSRPALQLPGASKPVVAVRFCPVVFSLRGSTPAALFKLPYRLIFAVATLNSLYLYDTESIPPIAILAGLHYAAITDITWSPDGRYLALSSQDGYCTILEFEHDERGSPISLSEGKKVMVDENQGPVQKPEDMVIDATRKDFIIAADSTKSEAGENERKLASPSSKTTPISNKQAKRRITPLAIDP